ccaggctcctccgtccatgggattttccaggcaagagtactagagtgggttgccatcgccttctccactcaTTCaggatatttatattaaaattactcCAAAGAAGTATGTTTGTTTTTATACtgctaattataaaaatattatctataTCCTAGATAATCCTATACCCTACTGCTTATATTCAGTCCATAATTTAAGGTTTTATCATTCAGGAAACTTTCCACAGTACAGGGTAGTGAGTTACGAGCGCAAGCTTTATAGTCAGCCTAGACTTAAGTCTTGACTACCACTTAACTGCATGACCTTGGATTATTTTTACCTATCTGACAGTTTCTTTGCAAAAGCAGGTTCCTATCTACCTAGTTTAAGGACTGAAATTCAATATACatcaaattttatttgaaagacAGCCTAGCAGTCAACACTCAataccatgattttttttaaaagtaacactTTAGAAGACTATTTTAAtacaactatttttttaaaacaaggtcTGAAAGACAGGGtactagaaattaaaaaatatactgtGATAAGCAGATCTAAGTTTTTCAAATGGGAAATTCTGaactgaaaaaagcaaaaacctaaCAGTGCTTCTGGAGAGCAGCACCATCAAGGTGTAAGACCTGCCCTGATAATATAACATGCCTTTTCCATTTCTGTCTTCTATATTCAGTTTCAATTCTCCAGAGCATTCATCTTAGTCAGATGTCATCAATTGTAACAACACACAGAGGACGTTCACCTCTATCTAGCCTACCGTCAAATGAACCTTAAAAAAAGGACAACTTATCTGAGCTAATGTGTAGCAACATTaccctggggacaggaggaggatACCAGTTAGTCTATTACACCCAAAAGCACTATAAAGACACTTCGTTAGAATGgataaaagcaaaattttttcAATGACAATTTTCATAGTCCTAAGCAATTAGTTCAAAATAAGCCTTCTAAAATTTAGTTTGGTATACTTAGTCTTTAAATAAACTCAATTACTTCTTAGTTTGTCTGATTGCTATGTTCACTGTAGACatttattaaacatatatatatatatttaagtataaaAGGAAAAGATAGCTATATCTGACGTAAAACTAACCACAATTAACATTTTGGTGGCTCTTGTACTTACAACcatgcacacacagatatactataaataaaactacatcaacacacacataaattcccttaaataaaacattagaaaTAGTCAAGCACATTAAATGACAAGTCAAACATAGCCAAATGTCAAGGAAAGTTAGTTAAGAACGACTACTAAATTCTTTTCTCCTATGAAGCTTTATATGCAAATCAACTCCTAGGAAAGggtttcttcattcatttcttagATGAGATTCCTCTGAGAACCAGAGTTacatacaaaatattttagaagcGAGTGTGGTGGAGAGGAAGAGATTTTCTAAAGTTTATCTATGGGCCCCACTATAACTCAACAAATGTCTACCTTAAAACATTTGCTCTGACCATAATTTCAAAGACACACTAGGTAGTCAGAACCACCTCAATCTCAAGAGATTCTGTAATTCAAATGCTGTCCATTCTCACAACAGTCAAAAGGCCAGGAGGGACTCGTGAAGGAAAACCTATCAGAAAGCGTATTCCTAAGGAATTTCTTAAACTGGAACCTATTCTCTGAGTTTTCAACTTATTTATGTGTTCATCACacttattttagaataaaataccTGAACAGGCCTAAAAGGCTCATCAGATTCCTTCCACCTAGAGAACAGGAGACAGACAATTTTTTCAATATCATTCCGAGGCCAAAGAATGAAATCCATCTCCTGAGTACAGCCAATTACATCCTGTaaaatgccacacacacacacaaaacattacTTTCAAATAAACAAAGCCATAACAAGCAGTATCACAAATTACAGGGTCTGACTACAAAAACATTTTCAAGTGCAAAAAGTTCACTATACAGCTGACCCTTAAACAACCTGAGCAGAAGAGACATCGATGAGAGTCAAAAACTGTGCATGTAACTTTATAGCTAGCCCCCCATACCTGCAGTTCTTTACCTgcggattcaaccaactgtggacTGAGTAGTactgtatattatttattttaaaaaacccactTATAAGTGGGCCCTGACAGTTGCTGCAAATCCGTGTTAAGGGTCTACCACACATTATGTCTTTTAAGAGGTGACAGTAATAGGACTGTATACAATCTGAATAGTTTATGACcgaattctaatttttattttgtagagtTCACATATAATCAATCAGTCCAAGGTTCATCATATTGAGATCTAAACTCATCAGTGCACTGTGAAAACTGCAACTGAACCTctcatttttttgtcttttaagttcTTGTACCATTATTTCCACTCTTCAAAATCAGAGCCTAATTAAGCAAAGGTGTCCTGGAACTTCTAAATCACCTTATTACAGGTGAAATGCTATTTTTATCATATGCCGATTATTGAGGCCAATTAACCTCTTCCAGACCACTACACGGTTATCTCCAGCTGCCCCCCAAGCCTACTAATGATGGGGCCCTCTTGTTCAAGGTACTTTGCCCACAGTAACTTTCAACGAGTTGCAGAAGTTTGGACAAACCGCCTCAAAAGTTCCTTATTTACAAGGGGCAGATGTTTTATtctcccctgaaaaaggaaatctcAGTAATATAATACATGAATCACAACAATGTACACTATTACCAACAGAGTAATGCCTAAGAAAGTTACACTGCTTTGTTTAAATTCCgtttttaaagacatttaggATCACCGTTCACTACCCAttcttaggaggaaaaaaaagaaaggcaagtttAACTCACAAAAGCCTACCCAATCAAGACTTGAAAACAGAACTCACCCTTCTCATAGACTGGTATCGAGGAGCATGGAGCTGCACCACATCTTTCTGTAAAAGCTCTATGGAACTTTCCAAAGAATAACTGGAGTCTCGCACACCTTTCAGGATATTTTCTTCATAATTATTTGTCATAACTGGTATAACCTCAGACACTTCAAAAAGTGCtgattttttcttctaaaaaacaaaaaagtgtatTAACTTACTGGTAGCACATTGTCTAACACCCAGAGTTCATAACACAATGTTTTGTAGCATTATTCTAACACAGCAAAATTCTTAACTGAAGCTATTTCCATACAGAAAACACAGATTTTCAAACTAGGTGGATCCCTCTGTTCCTCCCTCAACTCCCTTACTTCCCAACCACACACAAATAGGCTATTATCAGAATGTTTaactgcatgttttttttttcgcAGTATGGTAACCATACCAAGAACTTATTTTGCACAGTATTTCTTAAACAATGAGAAACAAACACCAGATACCCctgcagttaaaaaaacaaaacagtgattTACTCCTGATCCAAGTTCACTTAACTGGTTCTACATACAGCAAAATCAAACTCTCAGCAGTTTAAAATCAAGGCTCTAGGGTCAATGTCCATTATCCCTTCTGGGTATTATTGAACTACAAATGTCAATAttcaaaagggaaggaaaaaatgtcCACCAAACCTTCAAACTTAATTAAGATCAAGAACTCATCAATTTAGGTTATAAAATTCATGAACTGCTCAGGACAACTGTCTGGATACTGTCCAGTCAAAGATTTCCACAGGTGTGAGAAGAGCTAGATGG
The sequence above is a segment of the Capra hircus breed San Clemente chromosome 23, ASM170441v1, whole genome shotgun sequence genome. Coding sequences within it:
- the C23H6orf62 gene encoding uncharacterized protein C6orf62 homolog isoform X2 yields the protein MSENPSDPVSPVVRKKKSALFEVSEVIPVMTNNYEENILKGVRDSSYSLESSIELLQKDVVQLHAPRYQSMRRDVIGCTQEMDFILWPRNDIEKIVCLLFSRWKESDEPFRPVQAKFEFHHGDYEKQFLHVLSRKDKTGIVVNNPNQSVFLFIDRQHLQTPKNKATIFKLCSICLYLPQEQLTHWAVGTIEDHLHPYMPE